Proteins from a genomic interval of Ramlibacter algicola:
- the fabF gene encoding beta-ketoacyl-ACP synthase II codes for MSSRRRVVVTGLGCVSPVGNTVDESWSNLLAGRSGIDLITRFDAANLACKFAGEVKGFNIADYIPEKEARHMDRFIHLGVAAAAQAVADSGLPTGDALGDELATRIGVNIGSGIGGLPLIEDTHTELTTRGPRRISPFFVPASIINMISGHVSIKYRFKGPNIAVVTACTTGLHAIGLSARLIESGDADVMVAGGAESTISPLGVGGFAAARALSTRNDDPKTASRPWDKDRDGFVLGEGGGVLVLEEYEHAKARGARIYAELAGFGMSGDAYHMTAPDVDGPRRSMVGALRNAGINADQVDYLNAHGTSTPLGDLNETNAIKAALGERAKKVVVNSTKSMTGHLLGGAGGIESVFTVLAVHHQKSPPTINIFNQDPECDLDYCANTARDMEIGVAVKNNFGFGGTNGTLVFKRV; via the coding sequence ATGTCGTCTCGCCGCCGAGTCGTCGTCACCGGCCTGGGCTGCGTCAGCCCCGTCGGCAACACCGTCGACGAGTCCTGGTCCAACCTGCTCGCGGGCAGGAGCGGCATCGACCTGATCACCCGTTTCGACGCCGCCAACCTGGCGTGCAAGTTCGCGGGCGAGGTCAAGGGTTTCAACATCGCGGACTACATCCCCGAGAAGGAAGCCCGGCACATGGACCGTTTCATCCATCTCGGGGTGGCCGCCGCCGCACAGGCGGTCGCCGACAGCGGGCTGCCCACGGGCGACGCGCTCGGCGACGAGCTGGCCACGCGCATCGGGGTGAACATCGGCTCGGGCATCGGCGGCCTGCCGCTGATCGAGGACACGCACACCGAGCTGACCACCCGCGGCCCGCGCCGCATCTCGCCGTTCTTCGTGCCGGCCTCGATCATCAACATGATCTCGGGGCACGTGTCGATCAAGTACCGCTTCAAGGGCCCGAACATCGCCGTCGTCACCGCGTGCACGACAGGCCTGCACGCCATCGGCCTGTCGGCCCGCCTCATCGAGAGCGGTGACGCCGACGTGATGGTCGCCGGCGGCGCGGAATCGACCATCTCCCCACTGGGCGTCGGCGGCTTCGCCGCGGCACGCGCGCTGTCCACCCGCAACGACGACCCGAAGACGGCGTCGCGCCCGTGGGACAAGGACCGCGACGGCTTCGTGCTGGGCGAGGGCGGCGGCGTGCTGGTGCTCGAGGAGTACGAGCATGCCAAGGCGCGTGGCGCCAGGATCTACGCCGAACTCGCCGGCTTCGGCATGAGCGGCGATGCGTACCACATGACCGCGCCGGACGTCGACGGCCCGCGCCGCTCGATGGTGGGCGCGCTGCGCAACGCCGGCATCAACGCGGACCAGGTCGACTACCTGAACGCGCACGGCACCTCCACGCCGCTGGGCGACCTCAACGAGACCAACGCGATCAAGGCCGCGCTCGGCGAGCGCGCGAAGAAGGTCGTGGTGAACTCGACCAAGTCGATGACCGGCCACCTGCTGGGCGGCGCCGGCGGCATCGAGTCGGTGTTCACGGTGCTCGCCGTGCACCACCAGAAGAGCCCGCCGACGATCAACATCTTCAACCAGGACCCCGAGTGCGACCTGGACTACTGCGCCAACACGGCGCGGGACATGGAGATCGGCGTCGCCGTGAAGAACAACTTCGGCTTCGGCGGCACCAACGGCACCCTCGTCTTCAAGCGCGTCTGA
- the acpP gene encoding acyl carrier protein has protein sequence MSDIEARVKKIIAEQLGVEESQVTNEKAFVADLGADSLDTVELVMALEDEFGIEIPDEDAEKITTVQNAIDYALAHQKA, from the coding sequence ATGAGCGATATCGAAGCGCGTGTCAAGAAGATCATCGCCGAGCAACTCGGCGTGGAGGAGTCGCAGGTCACCAACGAGAAGGCTTTCGTGGCGGACCTGGGCGCGGACTCCCTCGACACGGTGGAGCTGGTGATGGCGCTGGAAGACGAGTTCGGCATCGAGATCCCGGACGAGGACGCCGAGAAGATCACGACCGTGCAGAACGCCATCGACTACGCGCTGGCGCACCAGAAGGCCTGA
- the fabG gene encoding 3-oxoacyl-ACP reductase FabG, whose product MNGSLKDQVALVTGASRGIGAAIALELAQRGATVIGTATTADGAAKVGATLAAHGGRGIALDVNDAPAVEAAVDGIVKQHGGLHVLVNNAGITRDMLAMRLKDEDWDAVLDTNLKSVFRLSRAVMRTMMKQRHGRIVNITSVVGASGNPGQANYAAAKAGVAGMTRALARELGSRGITVNCVAPGFIETDMTAALPEEQQKALLGQIPLGHLGKPADIAHAVAFLASREAGYVTGQELHVNGGMFMA is encoded by the coding sequence ATGAACGGATCGCTGAAGGACCAGGTCGCGCTCGTCACGGGCGCCTCGCGCGGCATCGGCGCTGCCATTGCCCTCGAACTGGCGCAACGCGGCGCCACCGTGATCGGCACGGCGACGACCGCCGACGGCGCCGCCAAGGTCGGCGCCACGCTGGCGGCGCATGGCGGCCGCGGCATTGCGCTGGACGTCAACGACGCGCCGGCCGTGGAAGCGGCGGTGGACGGCATCGTCAAGCAGCACGGCGGCTTGCACGTCCTGGTGAACAACGCCGGCATCACGCGCGACATGCTCGCGATGCGCCTGAAGGACGAGGACTGGGACGCGGTGCTGGACACCAACCTGAAGTCCGTGTTCCGCCTGTCGCGCGCCGTGATGCGCACGATGATGAAGCAGCGCCACGGGCGCATCGTCAACATCACGTCCGTCGTCGGCGCGTCCGGCAACCCGGGCCAGGCGAACTACGCGGCCGCCAAGGCGGGCGTCGCGGGCATGACCCGGGCGCTGGCCCGCGAACTCGGCAGCCGCGGCATCACCGTCAATTGCGTGGCGCCGGGCTTCATCGAGACCGACATGACGGCGGCCTTGCCCGAGGAGCAGCAGAAGGCGCTGCTGGGCCAGATCCCGCTGGGGCACCTGGGCAAGCCGGCGGACATCGCGCACGCGGTCGCGTTCCTGGCGTCCCGCGAGGCGGGTTACGTCACCGGCCAGGAGTTGCACGTCAACGGCGGGATGTTCATGGCGTGA